One genomic segment of Methanospirillum lacunae includes these proteins:
- the serA gene encoding phosphoglycerate dehydrogenase: protein MSTVKFNVLVSDDLAEEGIEILREKVMVDVQTGLSEDELVATIENYDALLVRSGTQVTERVIEAGKKLRFIGRAGAGVDNIDMKAATKRGIIVANAPEGNTLAATEHTMAMMLSLCRNTPQANASMQAGEWKRSKFMGVELNEKTLGIVGLGRIGREIAKRASSFDMKIIGYDPFITTEKAAAMGIQSMSLEELFKQADIITVHTPLIKETRHIVNSQTIKTMKDGVRIINCARGGIIDEQALADAVKSGKVAGAAIDVFESEPPKDSPLLGVPGIITTPHLGASTVEAQKNVSISVAKQCLEVLNGGSAKYVVNAPIIPADLHDSIQPFAILAEKMGRLLVQIADGRIQKLEMIYGGELGSIGPSSKLITHMAIKGLLDPILRFPVNMVNASVVAQDRGISVSETQTAESAGYKNLLTMNVVTDTGSLCISGSILYQGGSRIVSIAGYTMDMIPEGAVIISRHLDKPGVIGRASTILGESQINIAGMQVGRFKAGEEAIMVLNVDGDVPEGVMEAIRGMPGIYSAKFARL, encoded by the coding sequence ATGAGTACTGTGAAATTTAACGTTCTTGTCAGTGACGATCTTGCAGAAGAAGGTATAGAGATTCTCAGAGAGAAGGTGATGGTTGATGTGCAGACCGGTTTATCAGAGGATGAACTTGTTGCAACCATTGAGAACTATGATGCTCTTCTGGTTCGCTCCGGTACACAGGTTACCGAGAGAGTAATTGAGGCAGGTAAAAAACTGCGGTTCATCGGTAGGGCCGGGGCCGGTGTTGACAATATCGATATGAAGGCCGCGACAAAGCGTGGAATCATCGTTGCGAATGCCCCAGAAGGTAACACGCTGGCAGCAACAGAGCATACCATGGCAATGATGCTCTCTCTCTGCCGAAATACCCCACAGGCAAATGCATCAATGCAGGCCGGTGAGTGGAAGCGTTCCAAGTTCATGGGTGTTGAACTGAACGAGAAGACTCTTGGTATTGTTGGTCTTGGCAGAATTGGAAGAGAGATTGCAAAGAGAGCCTCTTCCTTTGATATGAAAATTATTGGGTATGATCCGTTCATCACTACAGAAAAAGCTGCAGCGATGGGTATCCAGTCGATGAGCCTTGAAGAACTCTTCAAGCAGGCAGATATAATCACGGTCCACACACCTCTGATCAAAGAGACCCGCCATATTGTAAATTCACAGACCATCAAGACAATGAAGGATGGAGTCAGGATCATCAATTGCGCGCGTGGTGGAATCATTGACGAACAGGCACTGGCTGATGCTGTAAAATCTGGGAAGGTTGCCGGTGCAGCGATCGATGTCTTTGAGTCAGAACCTCCAAAGGATTCCCCACTCCTTGGAGTTCCCGGAATCATTACCACTCCACATCTGGGTGCAAGCACTGTCGAGGCACAGAAGAATGTCTCTATATCAGTCGCAAAGCAGTGTCTTGAAGTTCTGAATGGTGGAAGTGCGAAGTATGTTGTGAATGCGCCAATTATTCCAGCAGACCTTCATGATTCTATCCAGCCGTTTGCAATCCTTGCCGAGAAGATGGGTCGCCTGTTGGTCCAGATCGCTGATGGCAGAATACAAAAACTTGAGATGATCTACGGTGGTGAACTTGGATCAATTGGGCCATCATCAAAACTGATCACTCATATGGCTATCAAAGGCCTTCTGGATCCCATCCTCCGGTTCCCGGTAAACATGGTTAATGCATCGGTAGTAGCCCAGGATAGGGGCATTTCTGTGTCTGAAACCCAGACTGCCGAATCTGCCGGATATAAGAATCTCCTGACCATGAATGTAGTGACTGATACAGGTAGTCTCTGTATTTCAGGTTCCATTCTCTATCAGGGAGGAAGCAGGATTGTATCTATCGCTGGATATACTATGGACATGATCCCAGAAGGCGCGGTCATCATCTCACGTCATCTGGACAAGCCGGGAGTTATCGGGCGTGCATCAACCATTCTTGGTGAAAGCCAGATTAACATCGCTGGAATGCAGGTTGGAAGATTCAAAGCTGGAGAAGAAGCAATTATGGTCCTGAATGTTGACGGTGACGTTCCTGAAGGGGTTATGGAAGCCATCCGGGGAATGCCGGGGATATATTCAGCCAAGTTTGCTAGACTTTGA
- the purF gene encoding amidophosphoribosyltransferase, which translates to MCGIVGISNCADVSFSLYYALYALQHRGQESAGIATFNGSGLCKFKGNGLVSEVFSEATLSSLSGSVGIGHVRYPTTGENRPENIQPFLFSFRGHVIAIAHNGNLVNYRDLRTKFEDKGQIFWSTSDTEIISKIITEEIRKGGTIEDAVRKCMECLKGSYSVVMMYDGDLYAFRDPHGIRPLCFGKAGDSYIICSESVAIDALAGTLERDVYPGEMIHINQDGVRSKQIAEARHRGHCVFEYIYFARADSRLDGSLVYDVRRKIGAQISDDEPVKADVVCPVPDSGTAYAVGFSEQSGIPFKECLIKNRYMGRTFIMPTQKKREQAVRIKLNPIPDHLNNRSVVLVDDSIVRGTTSRRIIETMRDAGAQEIHMRIGSPIIKAPCYLGVDMPTRTELIGSDKDVEEVRKSITATSLHYLSVSALVEAIGIPQEDLCLGCLTGCYPVEITNEVCDNRCITIVDRDFQTNLFHH; encoded by the coding sequence ATGTGCGGTATCGTTGGCATCAGTAATTGTGCCGACGTCTCCTTTTCTCTTTATTATGCGCTGTACGCGCTTCAGCATCGCGGTCAGGAAAGTGCCGGGATTGCCACTTTTAACGGAAGCGGACTGTGTAAGTTCAAAGGCAATGGCCTTGTATCAGAAGTCTTTTCAGAGGCTACACTCAGTTCGCTATCCGGTTCGGTAGGTATTGGCCATGTCCGGTATCCGACAACCGGAGAGAACCGGCCAGAGAATATTCAGCCGTTTCTTTTCAGTTTCCGCGGACATGTGATTGCAATAGCCCACAATGGCAACCTGGTCAACTATCGTGATCTTCGGACAAAATTCGAGGATAAGGGGCAGATATTCTGGTCTACCTCTGATACTGAGATCATCTCTAAGATCATAACCGAAGAGATCAGGAAAGGCGGCACTATTGAAGACGCTGTTCGCAAGTGCATGGAGTGTCTTAAGGGCTCATACTCGGTTGTGATGATGTATGATGGAGATCTCTATGCGTTTCGTGATCCCCATGGTATTCGTCCGCTATGCTTTGGCAAGGCTGGTGATTCATACATCATCTGTTCAGAGAGTGTAGCAATAGACGCACTGGCAGGAACACTTGAGCGCGATGTATATCCTGGTGAAATGATTCACATCAATCAGGATGGTGTCAGATCTAAGCAGATAGCCGAGGCACGACACCGTGGACACTGTGTCTTTGAGTACATCTATTTTGCAAGAGCAGACTCCCGTCTTGACGGCTCGCTTGTGTATGATGTGCGCAGAAAGATAGGTGCCCAGATATCTGATGATGAACCAGTGAAAGCCGATGTTGTCTGTCCGGTTCCTGACTCCGGTACAGCGTATGCTGTAGGTTTCTCTGAGCAATCCGGCATTCCGTTTAAGGAGTGTCTGATCAAGAACCGGTATATGGGCCGGACATTTATCATGCCAACCCAGAAAAAGCGTGAGCAGGCTGTGAGGATCAAACTCAATCCGATCCCTGATCATCTGAATAACCGCTCGGTGGTTCTGGTTGATGATTCAATTGTTCGTGGAACAACTTCCCGGAGAATTATTGAAACGATGAGGGATGCAGGGGCACAGGAGATTCATATGAGGATTGGCTCACCCATCATCAAGGCTCCGTGCTACCTGGGGGTTGACATGCCTACCCGTACTGAACTTATCGGCAGTGACAAGGATGTTGAAGAAGTTCGTAAAAGCATCACCGCAACATCACTCCACTATCTTTCAGTTTCTGCTCTTGTGGAGGCAATCGGGATCCCACAGGAAGATCTTTGTCTTGGGTGTCTCACCGGCTGTTATCCGGTAGAGATCACCAATGAGGTTTGTGATAACCGGTGTATCACAATTGTAGATCGTGACTTTCAGACAAACCTCTTTCACCACTGA
- the purM gene encoding phosphoribosylformylglycinamidine cyclo-ligase — protein MTDNNKDAYREAGVDIDLEAQAVKALVSQLTFKRKGEYQMASDIGHFAGFVNFGSHVLALAVDGVGTKMLIADELKDWSTVGIDCIAMNVNDLYVMNLEPVAFVDYVATNALSLEQMKQIGIGLNEGARLSNISIVGGETATLKGLVQGLDLAGACLGIQEKNKVISGEKVAPGDLIVGIPSSGIHSNGLTLARRMVTEYGSYDERLSDGRAIGEILLTPTRIYAEVLKLTAITQVHGMCHITGGGLLNLTRLSGFGFSIDTPLEPQEIYRWIQEKGKISDSEMYRTFNMGMGYVCIVPESGVTAVSSIFPDAKIVGRVTEKPGVLLKGKEIR, from the coding sequence ATGACAGACAACAACAAGGATGCATACCGGGAAGCCGGGGTTGATATTGACCTTGAGGCCCAGGCTGTGAAGGCGCTGGTCTCCCAGTTGACTTTCAAACGAAAGGGCGAATACCAGATGGCTTCAGACATCGGTCATTTTGCCGGGTTTGTAAATTTTGGCTCCCATGTCCTTGCACTTGCAGTTGACGGGGTCGGCACCAAGATGCTCATCGCCGATGAACTGAAAGACTGGTCAACTGTAGGGATAGACTGCATCGCGATGAATGTCAACGATCTCTATGTCATGAATCTGGAACCGGTGGCATTTGTCGATTATGTTGCAACAAATGCTCTCTCACTTGAGCAGATGAAGCAGATTGGAATTGGGTTAAACGAGGGAGCCCGCCTATCCAATATCTCAATTGTCGGGGGCGAGACCGCCACTCTGAAGGGATTAGTCCAGGGTTTAGACCTTGCCGGTGCCTGCCTTGGAATTCAGGAGAAGAATAAGGTGATAAGCGGTGAGAAAGTTGCCCCTGGAGACCTCATTGTTGGCATCCCTTCGTCTGGTATCCATAGCAACGGCCTGACTCTTGCCAGGAGGATGGTTACCGAGTATGGTTCATACGATGAACGACTCAGTGATGGCAGGGCAATCGGAGAGATCCTGCTTACTCCAACACGAATCTATGCTGAAGTTCTGAAACTCACTGCTATAACTCAAGTTCATGGTATGTGCCACATAACCGGTGGCGGTCTTCTCAATCTTACCCGGCTCTCCGGGTTCGGGTTCTCGATCGATACACCACTCGAACCCCAGGAGATCTATCGCTGGATACAGGAAAAAGGAAAAATTTCTGACAGTGAGATGTACCGCACCTTTAACATGGGAATGGGATACGTCTGCATTGTACCTGAATCAGGTGTAACAGCAGTCAGTTCTATCTTCCCGGATGCAAAAATTGTCGGTAGGGTTACCGAGAAGCCCGGTGTATTGCTGAAAGGAAAAGAGATCCGATAG
- a CDS encoding ZPR1 zinc finger domain-containing protein has protein sequence MRQEVRGTCPACGEEVEYLYETENIPYFSEILIITCSCPLCGYRFSDVQSLTSREPVRIEFPVTSEEDLMVRVVRSTQGEIQIPELGVEITPGPACEGFVSNVEGILMRIDKVLDSAIIDGDDEQRRNAMDLKEKIALVKTGSFRITLIIIDPMGNSVIDSDRAKKESYEICTDSL, from the coding sequence GTGCGTCAGGAGGTCAGGGGAACCTGCCCGGCCTGTGGTGAAGAGGTCGAATATCTCTATGAGACCGAAAATATACCCTATTTCTCCGAGATCCTGATCATCACATGCTCCTGTCCACTCTGTGGGTACAGATTTTCTGATGTCCAGTCTCTGACTTCCCGCGAGCCTGTCCGGATAGAATTCCCTGTCACATCAGAAGAGGATCTGATGGTCAGGGTCGTCAGAAGTACACAGGGGGAGATCCAGATACCAGAACTTGGAGTTGAGATCACACCAGGTCCTGCATGTGAGGGTTTTGTCTCCAATGTAGAGGGTATCCTCATGCGAATAGACAAAGTTCTTGACAGTGCGATCATCGATGGCGATGATGAACAACGGAGGAACGCGATGGATCTCAAGGAGAAGATTGCACTGGTAAAAACCGGATCATTTCGAATAACCCTGATCATCATTGATCCAATGGGTAACTCTGTGATAGATTCAGATCGCGCGAAAAAAGAGTCCTATGAAATCTGTACCGATTCGCTCTGA
- a CDS encoding RNA-binding protein has product MGKIIAKRRHPIRKSQVAELIGSLKEEIGASAELFTAKTIEVLETGTQLHIYLVDKEPLLLEKDGVLFPSLKGALARPFPQRRIVVDMGAVSFVINGADIMRPGVKSVSPDVKAGRPVQIVDERHGKPLALGIALFDAEDLMAQEKGKVIKTFHHVGDEIWTVEL; this is encoded by the coding sequence ATGGGGAAAATAATTGCAAAACGGCGCCATCCGATCAGGAAGTCACAGGTCGCTGAACTCATCGGATCTCTAAAAGAGGAGATAGGGGCATCTGCTGAACTCTTTACTGCTAAAACCATCGAGGTGCTTGAGACAGGTACGCAGCTCCATATTTATCTCGTGGATAAAGAACCGCTGCTTCTTGAGAAAGACGGTGTTCTCTTTCCAAGTCTCAAGGGCGCACTTGCAAGACCCTTTCCACAGCGACGCATCGTAGTTGACATGGGTGCAGTTTCATTTGTCATTAACGGTGCAGACATCATGCGCCCGGGAGTCAAATCAGTGAGCCCTGATGTGAAAGCAGGAAGACCTGTTCAGATAGTTGACGAACGTCATGGAAAACCGCTGGCCCTTGGAATTGCCCTCTTCGATGCTGAAGACCTCATGGCACAGGAGAAAGGCAAGGTAATCAAAACATTCCATCATGTCGGTGATGAGATCTGGACCGTTGAACTCTGA
- a CDS encoding aspartate kinase: MKLIMKFGGTSVQNADAVGKTMDIITSHLAKGDQMVVVVSAQRGVTDRIIETAEQMVSSRDTSAVNVLVDYLTSTHLTTLQAVAPDYYSETSEVIIRAINNLHDFLHAVFHLRELTPRSRDYVISFGERLNAPIISAALRQRGISSLALDGCEAGILTTGNHGDAIALPAGEARIRSRLDPLITTSVPVVMGFMGCTEKGVVTTLGRSGSDYTAAILGAALMVDEIWIWTDVDGIMTTDPRLVKDARVIPRISYIEVMELSYFGAKVMHSRSIEPAMQKNIPVWVKNTFNPSYPGTCIEKGERRETRVVKAITFIDKVAAITITGAQMIGRPGVAKHIFSILAENQINVMMISQGSSEANISLIIEEKQVQTAKDALQPLKERCVFREITANEDVCAVAVVGSGMAGMAGTAGRTFSALGKAGINAMMISQGSSEVNISFVVKQEDGPRAVMVLHEEFELSTKCEEC; encoded by the coding sequence ATGAAGCTCATAATGAAATTTGGGGGGACCTCTGTCCAGAATGCTGATGCTGTTGGTAAGACCATGGATATCATCACCAGCCATCTGGCAAAAGGTGATCAGATGGTGGTTGTGGTCTCGGCACAGCGCGGTGTGACTGATCGGATCATCGAGACTGCAGAGCAGATGGTCAGCTCCCGTGATACATCGGCAGTGAATGTCCTGGTCGATTATCTGACATCCACTCACCTGACCACTCTTCAAGCGGTCGCTCCTGATTATTATTCAGAAACAAGTGAGGTTATTATCAGGGCGATTAACAACCTCCATGATTTTCTCCATGCTGTTTTTCATCTGCGGGAACTCACCCCCCGGTCACGCGACTATGTGATCTCATTTGGGGAGCGGCTGAATGCACCAATAATTAGTGCAGCACTCAGGCAACGGGGGATTTCATCTCTGGCTTTGGATGGATGTGAGGCTGGTATTCTCACAACTGGCAACCACGGTGATGCTATTGCGCTCCCAGCAGGAGAAGCACGGATCCGCTCACGTCTTGACCCTCTCATAACAACCTCTGTCCCGGTGGTTATGGGATTTATGGGCTGTACTGAGAAGGGTGTTGTAACGACTCTTGGGCGAAGTGGTTCAGACTATACAGCTGCGATTCTCGGTGCTGCACTCATGGTCGATGAGATCTGGATCTGGACAGATGTGGATGGAATCATGACCACTGATCCCAGACTGGTGAAAGATGCGCGTGTAATTCCCCGGATCTCTTATATCGAGGTTATGGAACTCTCCTACTTTGGGGCCAAGGTTATGCACTCACGTTCGATCGAACCGGCAATGCAGAAGAATATCCCTGTATGGGTGAAGAATACCTTCAATCCTTCATACCCGGGTACCTGCATTGAGAAAGGTGAGCGTCGTGAGACGAGAGTGGTAAAGGCCATTACCTTCATTGACAAAGTGGCAGCCATCACCATCACAGGCGCCCAGATGATCGGAAGACCAGGAGTGGCCAAGCATATCTTCTCTATCCTTGCAGAGAATCAGATCAACGTGATGATGATCTCCCAAGGTTCTTCGGAAGCGAATATCTCACTGATCATCGAAGAAAAGCAAGTTCAGACAGCCAAGGATGCCCTGCAACCGCTGAAAGAGCGATGTGTCTTCAGAGAGATCACTGCAAACGAAGATGTATGTGCGGTAGCAGTTGTTGGTTCAGGTATGGCTGGTATGGCTGGGACAGCAGGACGAACATTTTCAGCTCTTGGAAAAGCCGGGATCAATGCCATGATGATCTCGCAGGGCTCTTCTGAAGTGAATATCTCGTTTGTGGTAAAACAGGAGGACGGACCCAGAGCAGTGATGGTCCTCCATGAAGAGTTTGAACTCTCTACCAAGTGTGAGGAGTGCTGA
- a CDS encoding cell division protein SepF, which translates to MGLRDLIFRPKDNSDPDQYKELPLKDYEGENPALLVKVATVTSLRESQIVKDQIYDGDIVIVDINRLKMDKINYERVMKDFYQVARDVDGDIVGLGDQQYVIITPRNVKISRDRIGGGA; encoded by the coding sequence ATGGGACTTCGTGACCTTATCTTCAGGCCCAAAGATAACAGTGATCCTGACCAGTATAAAGAACTCCCCCTGAAGGATTACGAGGGTGAGAATCCTGCACTGCTTGTAAAAGTGGCGACTGTCACCAGCCTGCGGGAAAGCCAGATAGTAAAGGATCAGATCTATGATGGTGACATTGTTATAGTCGATATCAACCGGCTCAAGATGGACAAGATCAATTACGAGCGGGTGATGAAGGACTTTTATCAGGTTGCGCGTGACGTTGACGGAGATATCGTAGGTCTTGGGGACCAGCAGTATGTAATCATCACCCCCCGCAATGTCAAGATATCACGCGACCGGATCGGTGGCGGTGCCTGA
- a CDS encoding 50S ribosomal protein L37e: MSKGTPSRGKRQTQTHITCRRCGKMSYHKRHKICSSCGFGRSPRLRGYRWINKRPKEATH, translated from the coding sequence ATGTCAAAAGGAACACCATCACGCGGAAAGCGTCAGACGCAGACCCACATCACCTGCCGGCGGTGTGGAAAGATGTCCTACCACAAGAGACACAAGATCTGTTCTTCATGTGGATTTGGACGAAGCCCAAGACTTCGTGGATACCGCTGGATTAACAAGCGTCCAAAAGAAGCAACTCATTAA
- a CDS encoding LSM domain-containing protein, whose translation MTKRPMDILDQVLNRQPVLVSLKGGREIRGVLQGYDVHMNLVLDKAEEEINGQPASIGTLIIRGDNVIYISPSVQ comes from the coding sequence ATGACCAAAAGACCTATGGATATTTTAGATCAGGTCCTCAACCGGCAACCGGTACTGGTATCTCTGAAAGGCGGACGTGAAATCCGGGGCGTCCTGCAGGGATATGATGTCCACATGAACCTCGTCCTCGATAAGGCAGAGGAGGAGATAAACGGGCAGCCTGCAAGTATCGGCACCCTGATTATCCGCGGCGATAATGTCATCTACATCTCCCCGTCAGTTCAATAA